From Syngnathus scovelli strain Florida chromosome 14, RoL_Ssco_1.2, whole genome shotgun sequence, one genomic window encodes:
- the LOC125980542 gene encoding zinc finger protein 665-like isoform X1, with product MSGTTAEYVKEKDRSRRRLEHLWLQPYVVLRRADISEAIRPKQEEPDRTRIKEEDVGKEVHHFNEQMEQRFLCTIKEEEEPERPCNVEEGEDSCDIRKEEEDTCKMPLTGVPVKRLDEGQHKVSTGAEPPSCSSSQQMTRVSNGDHCGGSQAALPSDSDEVLSHVPADDDDDESQNKHRQCSHCGIFFAHSSSLKQHMRMHTRKKFFFCSDCGQKFSRREHLTGHTRIHTGEKPFSCSVCGQQFSHRANFKIHTRIHTGEKPFSCSVCGQRFLRREHLTVHTRIHTGEKPFSCSVCGQNFSRMESLKSHTRTHTGEKPFSCSDCGQKFSRRDHLTMHTRIHTGEKPFSCSVCGQNFSQRVSLKTHTRIHTGEKPFSCSVCGQKFTQKGSLKSHTRIHTGEKPFSCSVCGQKFSHNGGLKMHTRIHTGEKPFSCSVCGQIFSEKESLKRHTRIHTGEKPFSCSVCAQNFSNKKSLKMHTRTHTGEKPFSCSDCGKKFSRNEHLKMHTRTHTGEKPFSCSVCGQQFSDKQSLKSHTRIHTGEKPFSCSVCGQKFSHKESLKMHTRIHTGEKPFSCSDCGHKFSRRAHLTVHTRIHTGEKPFSCSVCGQKFSQRETLTSHTRIHTGEKPFSCSVCGQQFSHRATFKTHIRIHTGEKFSCSVCGQQFYDKGNLKSHTRIHTGEKPFSCSVCGKKFSESGHLKRHTRIHTGEKPFSCSVCGQQFSQRASLIRHTEAHT from the exons atgtctGGGACCACAGCAGAGTACGTGAAGGAAAAGGACCGCAGTCGTCGACGACTGGAGCATCTTTGGCTGCAGCCTTATGTTGTGTTGCGCAGAGCAG acatcagtgaAGCTATTCGTCCTAAGCAGGAGGAGCCAGACCGCACTcgcattaaagaggaagatgtgGGCAAAGAGGTCCACCACTTCAATGAACAAATGGAGCAGAGGTTTCTATGCACTataaaagaggaggaagagccggAGCGGCCTTGTAATGTAGAGGAGGGAGAGGACTCCTGCGACATTAGAAAGGAAGAAGAAGATACCTGCAAGATGCCATTGACTGGTGTGCCTGTGAAGCGTTTAGATGAGGGTCAACATAAGGTGAGCACAGGGGCGGAGCctccaagctgcagctcaagtcaaCAAATGACCAGAGTAAGTAatggagaccactgtggaggATCACAAGCAGCTCTACCATCAGATAGTGATGAGGTGTTGTCACATGTtcctgctgatgatgatgatgatgagtctcaaaacaaacacaggcaatgttctcactgtggaattttttttgctcatagCAGTAGCTTGAAACAACACATGAGAATGCACACAAGAAAgaaattttttttctgctcagattgtggccaaaaattctctcggagGGAACATTTAACagggcacacaagaatccacactggcgagaaacctttttcatgctcagtttgtggccaacagTTCTCTCATAGGGCAAATTTTAAAATACACAcacgaatccacactggcgagaaacctttttcatgctcagtttgtggccaaagatttctTCGGAGGGAACATTTAACagtgcacacaagaatccacactggcgagaaacctttttcatgctcagtttgtggccaaaacttCTCTCGAATGGAAAGCTTAAAAtctcatacaagaacccacactggcgagaaacctttttcatgctcagattgtggccaaaaattctctcggagggaccatttaacaatgcacacaagaatccacactggcgagaaacctttttcatgctcagtttgtggccaaaacttCTCTCAAAGGGTAAGCTTAAAaactcatacaagaatccacactggcgagaaacctttttcatgctcagtttgtggccaaaaattcacaCAGAAGGGAAGCTTAAAatctcatacaagaatccacactggtgagaaacctttttcatgctcagtttgtggccaaaaattctctcacaaTGGAGGTTTAAAAatgcatacaagaatccacactggcgagaaacctttttcatgctcagtttgtggccaaatattctctgAGAAGGAAagcttaaaaaggcacacaagaatccacactggcgagaaacctttttcatgctcagtttgtgcccAAAACTTCTCTAACAAGAAAagtttaaaaatgcacacaagaacccacactggcgagaaacctttttcatgctcagattgtggcaaaaaattctctcggaatgaacatttgaaaatgcacacaagaacccacactggcgagaaacctttttcatgctcagtttgtggccaacaaTTCTCTGACAAGCAAAGCTTAAAatctcatacaagaatccacactggcgagaaacctttttcatgctcagtttgtggccaaaaattctctcacaaGGAAagcttaaaaatgcacacaagaatccacactggcgagaaacctttttcatgctcagattgtggccatAAATTCTCTCGGAGGGCACATTTAACagtgcacacaagaatccacactggcgagaaacctttttcatgctcagtttgtggccaaaaattctctcaaagGGAAACCTTAACatctcatacaagaatccacactggcgagaaacctttttcatgctcagtttgtggccaacaaTTCTCTCACAGGGCAACTTTTAAAACGCAcataagaatccacactggcgagaagttttcatgctcagtttgtggccaacaaTTCTATGACAAGGGAAACTTAAAatctcatacaagaatccacactggcgagaaacctttttcatgctcagtttgtggcaaaaaattCTCTGAGAGTGgacatttaaaaaggcacacaagaatccacactggcgagaaacctttttcatgctcagtttgtggccaacaaTTCTCTCAGAGGGCAAGCTTAATCAGGCACACAGAAGCCCACACCTAA